Within the Deltaproteobacteria bacterium genome, the region GATCGAATTCAATATTCGCAAGAATCGCGTGGTCGGGCCGGTAGCGCACGAATTTGGGCACCTTGTCGAAAAACGCCGTGTCGTATTCGTCGCCCTCGACGATGAAATGGCGACCGGCGCCGAGACGCACCGGGGAGCCGAGATTTCGCGCGACGCCGCCGACGAGAAACGACGGATCGAGACCGGCGTGCGTGAATATCCACGCGACCATCGCCGTGGTCGTCGTCTTGCCGTGTGTCCCGGTCACGGCGACGGTTGTGCGGTCGTCGAGAAAGAATCGACGCAGCGCGCCGGGGAAGCTCGTGTATTCGATACCGCCGTCGATGGCCGCGCGGGCTTCGGGGTTGTCGCGGCGAATGGCGTTGCCGACCACCACGAGGTCGGGACGCGGCTCCAGATGCACCGGTTCGTAGCCGTTGAAGATGGGAATCCCCTGCCCCGCCAGATACGTGGACATGGGCGGGTATACATTGGCGTCGCTGCCCGTGACGTGGTGCCCCGCGGCCTTCAGAATGCCCGCGAGCGACCCCATCCCCGTCCCGCAGATTGCGATCAGATGAATGTGCATCGATTCATATTTCCGCCAGCGCGGCCTTGAAAATGCGCGGTCGCCAGAACTGAATTCGGTCGTTTTCCACATCGGGGTGAACACGATTGGCGAGCAGCGCGACGGCCACTCGCCGGTCCGGATCGATCCATAGCCCGGTGCCCGTGAATCCCCAGTGACCGAATGTGTTGGGTCCGAACGTCTCGGGCAGCAGCGATCCGGCCGCGGACTTGCCGTCGAATCCGAGCCGGAACGAAAACTCCCCTCCGGGAAAGGCGAGCGATAGAAACGCGCGCACGGTTTCTTCGTCGAAAATCTCGCCGTCGCCGGTCAGCGCGCGCAGCAACTCGCGTGCGAACCTCAGCAGCGATTCAGCGTTCGCAAAAACGCCCGCCTGCGCCAGCACCCCGCCCGCCGCGAACGTATTCTGGTCATCCGCCTCTCCCACCATCACGCGGCGACGCCACGCGCAGCGCCGCGTCGGAGAGGGAAATGCATTCGGGAGCTTGTCGAGCGGTCGATACGCGCACAGCGCCATGCCGAGCGGCTCGAAGACGAAGCGCTCACACAAATCGTCGAGCGGGGCGCCGCCGATTTTCTCGAGTAGAAATCCGATCCACATCATGTCGAGATCGGAATAGATCGCCGACGTCCCCGGTTCGTAAACAGAGGCCGTGTCGCGCAGCAGTTCGAAGATCCGCCGTTTGGCGGAAGGTGAACCCACGGACTCCTCCGGGATCTCTTCGAAAAACGCGCGCCACGCGGGAAGCCCCGCGGAGTGCGACAGCAACTGACGCCATGTTGCGCGCGCCACGCGTGCGTCGGGGATATCCGCGAAATATTCCCCGAGCGCATCGTCGAGTCCGAAGCGCTCTTGCTGGGCGAAGATCATCGCGACGGCGGTCGTGGCGACAATCTTGGTCACGCTCGCCAGGTCGTAGATCGTGTCTTCCGTCACGGTGAATGACGTCGGCGTGTACGACAGGTTTCCCGCGACGATCACGCGCGACTCGTCGTCGGTGAGAATCCCGAGCTGCCCGCCGGGAAAAGCCCGGTCGCGGACCGCCTCATTCAGCGTGCGCGTGGCTTTTTTCAGCATACGGGGGATTCCAGGAGATCGAGCGTTCCCTGCGTCGCGTCGAGCGTCGCGAGCGTGCCGATCGGCAACGCGGTGTTGCGCGCGCCGTGTCCGAACCGCGCGCCGATCGCGCACGGAATCCGTCCCAGTGCGTCGGATGTCTCCGTGGCGAGTTGCCGAATTGTGGCTTCACCGACGCCGCCGAATTCGCCGAAGACGATCCCCGCGACACCGTTCAGAGCGCCCGAAAGACGCAATGTGACGAGCATGCGATCCACGCGATACGGTGCTTCACCGACGTCTTCGATGACCGGAATCGCCCCGGATAGATCGGGGCAGCGACCGGCCGCCACCAAATGAACGATCAAGGTCAGGTTGCCCGGAAACAACCTTCCCGTCACCCTACCCGGCGTCACGCACACGCACTCGCCCAGCGGCGCAAAGCCCGGTGCGGAAGGTTCCCGGAGTAAACGCAGGTACCACTCGTCGCGACCGGAATCCGCGATTTGGAACTGCTCTCCGGCGACCATCGGACCGTGGATCTGCGATACACCCGCCCGGCGCCAGAGATCCCACGCGAGGATGGTGATGTCGGAAAATCCGATCAGGAGCTTCGGGCGGCGGGAGAAATGGGACACGTCGAGCCGGTCGATCAGCCGAATCGTCCCGTAACCGCCGCGTACACACCACACGCACGGCGCATCGCCGTCGAGGGCGGTCTGCAACTCGGCGAGGCGGCGTTGATCGCAACCCGCGAGGTAACCGTCGCGCTCGAATATGTCGTCCCGCCAAACGGGTTGAAAACCCCAGTCGCGCAGCCGTGCAACGCCCTGCTCGAAATGCGACGCGTCGAAAGGACCGGCCGGCGCGACGAGGACAATTTCGTCGCCGACGG harbors:
- a CDS encoding LD-carboxypeptidase yields the protein MKKPRALTVGDEIVLVAPAGPFDASHFEQGVARLRDWGFQPVWRDDIFERDGYLAGCDQRRLAELQTALDGDAPCVWCVRGGYGTIRLIDRLDVSHFSRRPKLLIGFSDITILAWDLWRRAGVSQIHGPMVAGEQFQIADSGRDEWYLRLLREPSAPGFAPLGECVCVTPGRVTGRLFPGNLTLIVHLVAAGRCPDLSGAIPVIEDVGEAPYRVDRMLVTLRLSGALNGVAGIVFGEFGGVGEATIRQLATETSDALGRIPCAIGARFGHGARNTALPIGTLATLDATQGTLDLLESPVC
- a CDS encoding beta-lactamase family protein, producing MLKKATRTLNEAVRDRAFPGGQLGILTDDESRVIVAGNLSYTPTSFTVTEDTIYDLASVTKIVATTAVAMIFAQQERFGLDDALGEYFADIPDARVARATWRQLLSHSAGLPAWRAFFEEIPEESVGSPSAKRRIFELLRDTASVYEPGTSAIYSDLDMMWIGFLLEKIGGAPLDDLCERFVFEPLGMALCAYRPLDKLPNAFPSPTRRCAWRRRVMVGEADDQNTFAAGGVLAQAGVFANAESLLRFARELLRALTGDGEIFDEETVRAFLSLAFPGGEFSFRLGFDGKSAAGSLLPETFGPNTFGHWGFTGTGLWIDPDRRVAVALLANRVHPDVENDRIQFWRPRIFKAALAEI